In the Helianthus annuus cultivar XRQ/B chromosome 11, HanXRQr2.0-SUNRISE, whole genome shotgun sequence genome, one interval contains:
- the LOC110890061 gene encoding indole-3-acetate O-methyltransferase 1, translating into MAPPSGDSNVVVSSNVKLERLLSMKGGKDEASYANNSQAQAKHARSMLHLLKETLDGVELSMPETPFVVADLGCSSGNNTIFIVNVIIEHITKRYEASGYSGVPEFSAFFADLPSNDFNTLFQLLPPLANQGVGSMEECLASTGHRPFFAAGVPGSFYRRLFPAKSVDVFYSAFSLHWLSQVPEIVLDKSSMAYNKGKIFIHGANKTAANAYRKQFQTDLAGFLKMRSKEMKKGGSMFIALLGRTSEDPTDQGGAGLLFGTHFQDAWDDLVQEGLITSEKRDDFNIPVYAPSLQDFKEVVEANGSFRIKKLEVFQGGSPLVVSQPDDAAEVGRALANSCRSVSGVLVDAHIGDKLGDELFLRVANRAAYKAEEMLEKLQFFHIVASLSLK; encoded by the exons ATGGCCCCTCCCTCAGGTGACAGCAATGTGGTGGTTTCATCTAACGTAAAGCTTGAGAGGCTTCTTAGCATGAAAGGAGGCAAAGATGAAGCTAGTTATGCCAACAACTCTCAAGCCCAG GCAAAGCATGCTCGGTCAATGTTGCATCTCCTAAAGGAAACACTAGATGGTGTGGAGTTAAGCATGCCGGAGACACCATTTGTGGTGGCGGATCTTGGTTGCTCTAGCGGCAACAACACCATTTTCATCGTCAATGTCATCATCGAACACATAACTAAGCGTTACGAGGCTTCTGGCTACTCTGGTGTACCAGAATTCTCAGCTTTCTTCGCGGATCTCCCTTCCAACGACTTCAACACTCTCTTCCAGCTCCTCCCGCCGCTGGCAAACCAGGGCGTGGGGAGCATGGAAGAGTGTTTGGCCTCCACCGGCCACCGCCCTTTCTTTGCGGCTGGTGTCCCTGGCTCTTTCTACCGCCGGTTGTTTCCAGCCAAATCAGTTGATGTATTCTACTCAGCCTTTTCCTTGCATTGGCTCTCTCAG GTGCCGGAAATCGTACTAGACAAATCTTCGATGGCTTACAACAAGGGAAAGATATTCATCCACGGCGCAAACAAAACCGCTGCGAATGCATATCGGAAACAATTTCAAACAGATCTAGCAGGGTTTCTGAAGATGAGATCAAAAGAAATGAAAAAAGGTGGTTCAATGTTTATTGCTCTATTGGGTCGAACATCGGAGGATCCCACAGACCAAGGTGGGGCCGGGTTGCTGTTCGGGACCCACTTTCAGGATGCTTGGGATGATCTTGTCCAAGAG GGATTAATAACGAGTGAAAAACGAGATGATTTCAACATTCCCGTATATGCACCGAGCTTACAAGATTTTAAAGAAGTGGTGGAAGCAAATGGGTCGTTTAGGATAAAGAAACTGGAGGTGTTCCAAGGCGGTAGCCCGTTGGTGGTGAGCCAGCCTGATGATGCAGCCGAGGTGGGTAGGGCTCTAGCCAATAGCTGCAGAAGTGTGAGCGGAGTGCTCGTGGATGCTCATATAGGGGATAAGCTAGGGGACGAGCTGTTCTTGCGGGTGGCTAACCGGGCTGCTTACAAAGCAGAGGAGATGCTCGAAAAGCTTCAGTTCTTTCATATAGTAGCCTCACTTTCTCTTAAATAA